In Streptomyces sp. NBC_01717, one DNA window encodes the following:
- a CDS encoding catalase, which produces MTQEAHVTQGPLTTEAGAPVADNQNSQTAGVGGPVLVQDQSLLEKLAHFNRERIPERIVHARGAGAYGTFTLTRDVSQWTRAKFLSEVGKQTETFLRFSTVAGSLGSADAVRDPRGFALKFYTEEGNYDLVGNNTPVFFIKDAIKFPDFIHTQKRDPYTGSQEADNVWDFWGLSPESTHQVTWLFGDRGIPATLRHMNGYGSHTYQWNNEAGEVFWVKYHFKTDQGIRNLTQAEANKLAGDDPDSHQRDLREAIERGDFPSWTVQVQIMPASEAATYRFNPFDLTKVWPHEDYPPIEIGKLELNRNPENIFAETEQSIFSPAHFVPGIGPSPDKMLQGRLFAYGDAHRYRVGINADHLPVNRPHATEARTNSRDGHLYDGRHKGAKNYEPNSFGGPVQTDRPLWEPTSVTGETGTHEAPRHAEDNDFVQAGNLYRLLSEDEKVRLIDNLAGFIAKVSRDDIAERAINNFRQADGDFGKRLEAAVQALRG; this is translated from the coding sequence ATGACGCAGGAGGCGCACGTGACGCAGGGACCGCTCACCACGGAGGCCGGCGCGCCGGTCGCCGACAACCAGAACAGTCAGACCGCAGGCGTCGGTGGTCCGGTCCTGGTGCAGGACCAGTCGCTGCTGGAGAAGCTCGCGCACTTCAACCGTGAGCGCATTCCGGAGCGCATCGTGCACGCCCGCGGCGCCGGTGCGTACGGCACCTTCACGCTGACCCGCGATGTCTCGCAGTGGACGCGTGCGAAGTTCCTCTCCGAGGTCGGCAAGCAGACCGAGACGTTCCTGCGCTTCTCCACCGTCGCGGGAAGCCTCGGCTCCGCCGACGCGGTGCGTGACCCCCGTGGTTTCGCGCTGAAGTTCTACACCGAAGAGGGCAACTACGACCTCGTCGGTAACAACACCCCGGTGTTCTTCATCAAGGACGCCATCAAGTTCCCGGACTTCATCCACACCCAGAAGCGCGATCCGTACACCGGCTCGCAGGAGGCGGACAACGTCTGGGACTTCTGGGGGCTGTCGCCCGAGTCCACCCACCAGGTGACCTGGCTCTTCGGTGACCGCGGCATCCCGGCCACGCTGCGTCACATGAACGGGTACGGCTCGCACACGTACCAGTGGAACAACGAGGCCGGCGAGGTCTTCTGGGTCAAGTACCACTTCAAGACCGACCAGGGCATCAGGAACCTCACGCAGGCCGAGGCCAACAAGCTCGCCGGCGACGACCCGGACAGCCACCAGCGTGATCTGCGCGAGGCGATCGAGCGCGGCGACTTCCCGTCATGGACGGTGCAGGTCCAGATCATGCCCGCGTCCGAGGCGGCCACGTACCGCTTCAACCCGTTCGACCTCACCAAGGTGTGGCCGCACGAGGACTACCCGCCGATCGAGATCGGGAAGCTGGAGCTCAATCGCAACCCCGAGAACATTTTCGCGGAGACCGAGCAGTCGATCTTCAGCCCCGCGCACTTCGTGCCGGGCATCGGCCCGTCCCCGGACAAGATGCTCCAGGGCCGCCTCTTCGCCTACGGCGACGCCCACCGCTACCGCGTCGGGATCAACGCCGACCACCTGCCCGTGAACCGTCCGCACGCCACCGAGGCGCGGACGAACAGCCGGGACGGCCACCTGTACGACGGCCGCCACAAGGGTGCGAAGAACTACGAGCCCAACAGCTTCGGCGGCCCGGTCCAGACCGACCGTCCGCTGTGGGAGCCCACCTCCGTCACCGGTGAGACCGGTACGCACGAGGCCCCGCGCCACGCCGAGGACAACGACTTCGTGCAGGCCGGGAACCTGTACCGGCTCCTCTCCGAGGACGAGAAGGTGCGGCTGATCGACAACCTCGCCGGTTTCATCGCCAAGGTCTCGCGCGACGACATCGCCGAGCGCGCGATCAACAACTTCCGCCAGGCGGATGGCGACTTCGGCAAGCGGCTGGAGGCCGCGGTCCAGGCCCTTCGCGGCTAG
- a CDS encoding ABC transporter permease, whose protein sequence is MTAVIETAADAAAGGAEPLRPVGRAAVVLRRFVSNRGALAGGTILLLLFLLAFAGPLISHWDYSYIDYTSLREGPGGRHWWGTNRIGQDVFAQTVRGLQKSLLIGLLVAFFSTVLASLVGACAGYFGGWPDRILMFGVDLLLVFPAFLIIAIISPRLRGGGWFAFVGLLAVFGWMITARVVRSMTLSLKEREFVRAARYMGVGPFRVIWRHILPNVASFLIIDATIAVGGAVMSETALSYFGFGVQAPDVSLGTLIASTTGAAVTYPWMFFFPAGLLIVFVLAVNLVGDGLRDALDPTSGRGRSTARTAVQSEETDR, encoded by the coding sequence ATGACCGCCGTCATCGAGACCGCCGCCGACGCCGCGGCGGGAGGGGCCGAGCCGCTGCGGCCGGTCGGCCGCGCCGCGGTGGTGCTGCGCCGCTTCGTGAGCAACCGCGGTGCACTCGCCGGAGGAACGATCCTTCTGCTGCTCTTCCTGCTCGCCTTCGCCGGACCCCTGATCAGCCACTGGGACTACAGCTACATCGACTACACCTCGCTGCGCGAAGGCCCGGGCGGGAGGCACTGGTGGGGGACCAACCGCATCGGGCAGGACGTCTTCGCGCAGACCGTCCGCGGACTCCAGAAGTCGCTGCTGATCGGGCTGCTGGTGGCGTTCTTCTCGACCGTGCTCGCCTCGCTGGTCGGCGCCTGCGCCGGATACTTCGGGGGCTGGCCGGACCGGATCCTGATGTTCGGCGTCGATCTGCTGCTGGTCTTCCCGGCGTTCCTGATCATCGCGATCATCTCACCGAGGCTGCGCGGCGGCGGCTGGTTCGCCTTCGTCGGGCTGCTCGCCGTGTTCGGCTGGATGATCACCGCACGGGTGGTGCGGTCCATGACGCTCTCCCTCAAGGAGCGCGAATTCGTGCGGGCCGCCCGGTACATGGGGGTCGGGCCGTTCCGGGTGATCTGGCGGCACATCCTGCCGAACGTCGCCTCCTTCCTCATCATCGACGCGACCATCGCGGTCGGCGGCGCGGTGATGAGCGAGACCGCGCTGTCGTACTTCGGCTTCGGCGTCCAGGCGCCCGATGTCTCGCTCGGCACGCTCATCGCCTCGACGACCGGCGCCGCGGTGACGTACCCCTGGATGTTCTTCTTCCCCGCAGGACTGCTCATCGTCTTCGTCCTCGCGGTGAACCTGGTGGGCGACGGACTGCGCGACGCGCTCGATCCGACGAGCGGGCGCGGCCGTTCAACGGCTCGGACAGCTGTTCAGAGCGAGGAGACCGACCGATGA
- a CDS encoding ABC transporter family substrate-binding protein: MRRTTVIAIAAALSATLAVTGCDSSGADAKAPKKQAAPKADGQDINAHPLSDLRQGGSVKVPITQWITQYNYNTVDGSQGDAMEISALVLPDLFDSDAKGAIHTNPNFLASAKVVSTSPQVVEYQLNPKAKWSDGKPLSWKDFEAQWKALNGSDEAYEAADTSGYDQISKVEQGKDAHGVKVTFTEPYADWQRLFDPLYPAEYIDTPEKFNKGWSEKVPVSGNAFKIGEYDKTAQTITAVPDPKWWGDKPKLDSVIYRVLDFSAMTDAYLNKETDSATALLPEDYKRLVDAPGTEIRRGARWDEVHITLNGGRGPLKDVKVRNALQAAIDRKGINASFSKDLSFELKPLDNHFFMPNQVGYQANAGAYGEYDVEKAKKLLDEAGWKDAGEGKPRTKGGKQLTLDYALSAGGTSAQTDQAELVQQQLGVIGVKVNIKKVPANDFFNKFVNTGNFDLVSFRNVDQVYLTMSYPVYRQPKGKNLFQNFGSVGSPKIDELLSKAAQTTDRAAAAKLYNEADVEIWKLGHSIELYQRPQIVAVRKDLANYGAEGLASVDYTKVGWLKK, from the coding sequence ATGCGCAGAACCACCGTGATCGCCATCGCCGCAGCCCTGTCGGCCACCTTGGCGGTGACCGGCTGCGACTCCTCCGGCGCGGACGCCAAGGCGCCGAAGAAGCAGGCCGCGCCCAAGGCCGACGGCCAGGACATCAACGCGCACCCGCTCAGCGACCTCAGGCAGGGCGGATCGGTGAAGGTGCCGATCACCCAGTGGATCACCCAGTACAACTACAACACCGTGGACGGCTCGCAGGGCGATGCCATGGAGATCAGCGCACTCGTCCTGCCGGACCTCTTCGACTCGGACGCCAAGGGCGCCATCCACACCAACCCGAACTTCCTGGCCTCGGCGAAGGTCGTCTCCACCAGCCCGCAGGTGGTGGAGTACCAGCTGAACCCGAAGGCCAAGTGGTCCGACGGCAAGCCGCTGAGCTGGAAGGACTTCGAGGCCCAGTGGAAGGCCCTGAACGGCTCGGACGAGGCGTACGAGGCGGCCGACACCTCGGGCTACGACCAGATATCCAAGGTCGAGCAGGGCAAGGACGCCCACGGCGTGAAGGTCACCTTCACCGAGCCGTACGCCGACTGGCAACGGCTTTTCGACCCGCTCTACCCGGCCGAGTACATCGACACCCCGGAGAAGTTCAACAAGGGCTGGTCGGAGAAGGTCCCGGTCTCGGGCAACGCCTTCAAGATCGGTGAGTACGACAAGACGGCGCAGACCATCACAGCCGTTCCGGACCCCAAGTGGTGGGGCGACAAGCCCAAGCTGGACTCGGTGATCTACCGGGTGCTGGACTTCTCCGCGATGACCGACGCCTACCTCAACAAGGAGACGGACTCGGCCACCGCGCTCCTCCCGGAGGACTACAAGCGCCTGGTCGACGCGCCGGGCACGGAGATCCGGCGCGGCGCCCGCTGGGACGAGGTGCACATCACCCTGAACGGCGGCCGGGGGCCGCTGAAGGACGTGAAGGTACGCAACGCCCTGCAGGCTGCGATCGACCGCAAGGGCATCAACGCCAGCTTCAGCAAGGACCTCTCCTTCGAACTGAAGCCGCTGGACAACCACTTCTTCATGCCCAACCAGGTGGGCTACCAGGCGAACGCCGGGGCGTACGGCGAGTACGACGTCGAGAAGGCGAAGAAGCTCCTCGACGAGGCGGGCTGGAAGGACGCCGGCGAGGGCAAGCCGCGCACCAAGGGCGGCAAGCAGCTCACGCTCGACTACGCCCTGAGCGCGGGCGGCACCTCGGCCCAGACGGACCAGGCTGAGCTCGTGCAGCAGCAGCTCGGTGTCATCGGCGTGAAGGTGAACATCAAGAAGGTCCCGGCGAACGACTTCTTCAACAAGTTCGTCAACACCGGCAACTTCGACCTGGTCAGCTTCCGCAACGTCGACCAGGTGTATCTGACCATGTCGTACCCGGTGTACCGGCAGCCGAAGGGCAAGAACCTCTTCCAGAACTTCGGTTCGGTCGGCTCCCCGAAGATCGACGAACTGCTGTCGAAAGCCGCACAGACCACCGACCGGGCCGCGGCGGCCAAGCTCTACAACGAGGCGGACGTCGAGATCTGGAAGCTCGGTCACTCCATCGAGCTCTACCAGCGCCCGCAGATCGTCGCCGTCCGCAAGGACCTGGCGAACTACGGCGCCGAGGGCCTGGCCTCCGTCGACTACACCAAGGTCGGCTGGCTGAAGAAGTAG
- a CDS encoding ABC transporter permease, producing the protein MAAFLAKRLGYYAVLLLAAVCLSYLLASLALDPRAYYEGRQPPLSPRSVDHHLTALGVNDHEPLLTRFGQWAGRAVRGDLGQTIDGTSVGAEFGRRIGVSLRLLLLGTVLGTVVGVLAGAWTAVRQYRLSDRLVTLASFVLLSTPVFLLAVLLKIGAIWFNQKTGTEAIQFTGEKSPGVDSGFWTVLKDRSVHLLLPTVSIALGTIASYSRYQRSTMLDVLGSDYLRTAQAKGLTRSTALLKHGLRTALIPMSTYFSYGFLALFTGATFTETIFGWHGMGEWFVASVGKNDVNSVVAVNVFAAVMVLLSGFLADLLHAALDPRIRNA; encoded by the coding sequence GTGGCCGCCTTTCTGGCCAAGCGACTCGGCTACTACGCCGTGCTGTTGCTGGCCGCCGTCTGCCTGTCGTACCTCCTCGCGTCCCTGGCGCTCGACCCGCGCGCGTACTACGAGGGGCGCCAGCCGCCCCTCTCGCCCAGGTCCGTCGACCACCACCTCACCGCTCTCGGGGTCAATGACCACGAGCCGCTGCTCACCCGGTTCGGGCAGTGGGCCGGGCGCGCGGTCCGCGGTGATCTCGGGCAGACCATCGACGGGACCTCGGTGGGTGCGGAGTTCGGGCGCCGGATCGGGGTCAGCCTGCGGCTGCTTCTGCTCGGCACCGTCCTCGGGACCGTCGTCGGCGTGCTCGCCGGCGCCTGGACCGCCGTACGCCAGTACCGGCTCTCCGACCGACTGGTCACCCTCGCCTCGTTCGTCCTGCTCTCCACCCCCGTCTTCCTGCTCGCGGTGCTCCTGAAGATCGGCGCGATCTGGTTCAACCAGAAGACCGGTACCGAGGCCATCCAGTTCACCGGCGAGAAGAGCCCCGGCGTGGACTCCGGGTTCTGGACCGTGCTGAAGGACAGGTCGGTGCATCTGCTGCTGCCGACCGTCTCCATCGCCCTCGGCACCATCGCGAGTTACAGCCGCTACCAGCGCTCCACCATGCTCGACGTCCTCGGCTCCGACTATCTGCGCACCGCTCAGGCCAAGGGGCTCACCCGGTCCACCGCGCTGCTCAAGCACGGGCTGCGCACGGCGCTCATCCCCATGTCGACCTACTTCAGTTACGGCTTCCTGGCGCTGTTCACCGGTGCCACCTTCACCGAGACGATCTTCGGCTGGCACGGCATGGGCGAGTGGTTCGTCGCCTCCGTCGGCAAGAACGACGTCAACTCGGTGGTCGCCGTCAATGTGTTCGCCGCCGTGATGGTCCTCCTGTCCGGCTTCCTCGCGGATCTCCTGCACGCCGCGCTCGACCCGCGTATCCGGAATGCCTGA
- a CDS encoding TetR/AcrR family transcriptional regulator codes for MPAAREALLDAALSALSTLPWATVRMVDVASAAGVSRQTLYNEFGSKDGLARALVRRAADGYLAGVERALQSPGDTGDRLAATAAWTVRAARTNTLVRALLTGCWGERLPRPARLSGPPSSPVPAQRRADAGPPTPAELLGLVRDRAVVALDGGRPQHDPAALAVTCEIVLRLALSYAVAASSVPTDAAPLVREVVERWPAG; via the coding sequence ATGCCTGCAGCGCGAGAAGCATTGCTGGACGCCGCCCTCTCGGCGCTCAGCACCCTGCCCTGGGCGACGGTGCGGATGGTCGACGTCGCGTCCGCCGCAGGAGTCTCCCGGCAGACCCTCTACAACGAGTTCGGCAGCAAGGACGGCCTGGCCCGGGCTCTCGTCCGGCGCGCTGCCGACGGCTACCTCGCCGGTGTCGAACGGGCCTTGCAATCGCCCGGCGACACGGGGGACAGACTGGCCGCCACCGCCGCCTGGACGGTCCGGGCCGCGCGCACGAACACCCTGGTCAGGGCCTTGCTCACGGGTTGCTGGGGAGAGCGGTTACCCCGCCCCGCCCGTCTCTCGGGGCCGCCTTCCTCGCCCGTACCGGCGCAGCGGCGAGCCGATGCCGGGCCGCCGACCCCGGCGGAGCTCCTCGGCCTGGTGCGCGACCGCGCGGTGGTCGCCCTGGACGGGGGGCGCCCGCAGCACGACCCGGCGGCGCTGGCCGTGACCTGCGAGATCGTGTTGCGCCTCGCACTGTCGTACGCGGTTGCCGCGTCCTCCGTCCCCACGGACGCTGCGCCGCTGGTGCGCGAGGTGGTGGAGCGGTGGCCCGCCGGGTGA
- a CDS encoding Fur family transcriptional regulator — translation MSDLLERLRGRGWRMTAQRRVVAEVLDGDHVHLTADEVHARAVAKLPEISRATVYNTLGEMVSLGEVIEVATDHRAKRYDPNAHHPHQHLVCGRCGAIRDVHPAGDPLADLPADERFGFTVSDVEVTYRGICPNCAAAA, via the coding sequence ATGAGTGACCTGTTGGAACGACTCCGCGGACGCGGCTGGCGCATGACCGCGCAGCGGCGTGTCGTGGCCGAGGTCCTCGACGGGGACCATGTACACCTGACGGCCGACGAGGTCCACGCCCGTGCCGTCGCCAAGCTGCCGGAGATCTCCCGCGCCACCGTCTACAACACGCTCGGTGAGATGGTGTCGCTCGGCGAGGTCATCGAGGTGGCCACCGATCACCGCGCGAAGCGCTACGACCCGAACGCGCACCACCCCCACCAGCACCTGGTCTGCGGCCGGTGCGGCGCCATCCGTGACGTGCACCCGGCGGGCGACCCGCTGGCGGACCTGCCGGCGGACGAGCGGTTCGGTTTCACGGTCTCCGATGTCGAGGTGACGTACCGCGGTATCTGCCCGAACTGCGCCGCGGCTGCCTGA
- a CDS encoding ABC transporter ATP-binding protein, translated as MGDPHPTTPSPTPTPTPTAPTLRAQALTRTFGRGAKALTALGPVDLDIAPGEFTCIVGPSGCGKSTLLRIAAGLLRPSAGELSIRTASPRPAAMIFQDYGIYDWKTVLANVRFGLDIQRVPRKEADARARDWLARMGLSEFTGAYPAALSGGMRQRVAIARALAVEPEILLMDEPFAALDAQLRTILQDELLDLTQTTRTTTLFITHSLEEAIVLGDRVLVMSARPGRIIAEHRPPFARPRTGHVRSTPEFTALKSELWELLRGEVRREVIPA; from the coding sequence GTGGGAGATCCGCACCCGACCACACCGTCACCCACCCCGACGCCCACGCCCACCGCCCCCACGCTCCGGGCCCAGGCGCTCACCCGCACGTTCGGGCGCGGCGCCAAGGCGCTCACCGCCCTCGGCCCGGTCGATCTCGACATCGCTCCCGGCGAGTTCACCTGCATCGTCGGCCCCTCCGGCTGCGGCAAGTCCACCCTGCTGCGGATCGCTGCCGGGCTGCTCCGCCCCAGCGCCGGTGAGCTGTCCATCCGTACGGCATCGCCCCGCCCGGCCGCGATGATCTTCCAGGACTACGGCATCTACGACTGGAAGACCGTTCTCGCCAATGTCCGGTTCGGCCTCGACATCCAGCGCGTACCGCGCAAGGAGGCCGACGCCAGGGCACGTGACTGGCTCGCCCGGATGGGGCTCTCCGAGTTCACCGGCGCCTATCCGGCCGCTCTCTCCGGCGGGATGCGGCAACGCGTCGCGATCGCCCGCGCCCTCGCCGTCGAACCTGAAATCCTGCTGATGGACGAGCCGTTCGCTGCCCTCGACGCCCAGCTGCGGACGATCCTCCAGGACGAGCTGCTCGACCTCACCCAGACCACCCGTACCACCACGCTCTTCATCACCCACAGTCTGGAAGAGGCGATCGTGCTCGGCGACCGGGTACTGGTGATGTCCGCCAGGCCGGGCCGGATCATTGCCGAACACCGGCCGCCGTTCGCCCGGCCGCGCACCGGACACGTCCGTTCGACACCCGAATTCACCGCGCTGAAGAGCGAGTTGTGGGAGCTGCTGCGCGGCGAGGTCCGCAGAGAGGTGATCCCGGCATGA
- a CDS encoding ABC transporter ATP-binding protein, producing the protein MSTTTDGQAPVVLDVSGLAVDFDGAPAVRGVDFTLHRGEVLGLVGESGSGKSATALAVLGLLPANARVRGSVRLAGSGTADEGGTELVGATDRVLSSVRGRRIGMVFQDPLSAFTPVYRIGDQIAEAIRTHRDVSRERARAEAVDLLDLVGIPEPATRAQGFPHEFSGGMRQRAMIAMAVANDPDVIIADEPTTALDVTVQAQVLDVLRTAQRETGAALLLVSHDLGVIAGAADRVAVMYAGRVVETAAATELFRRPRMPYTLGLIGAVPRIDGPSDVLVPIPGAPPSAGRLSKGCAFAPRCPLAEDRCTASEPALAAADASDEGHLAACVRADEIAERGLTPAEVFPVPSIPERAASPGDRVLHVTGLTKTFPVLKGTAFKRRVGSIHAVDGVDLSIRAGETLALVGESGSGKSTTLFELLNLVRPEGGDIELFGRSLDGLSKADRKALRGRVQIVFQDPMASLDPRMPVGDIVAEPLRTQGADRATVARRIPELLTQVGLEPAHASRFPHEFSGGQRQRIGIARALSVEPDLLVLDEPVSALDVSVQAGVLNLLQRLKAELGLAYLFVSHDLSVVRHIADRVSVVYLGRTVETGTAEEVFERARHPYTQALLSAVPLPDPERERRRTRILLAGDPPSPTRRYEGCRFRSRCPVYAELGEEDRERCERDVPVGEAAGHSAACHFPGRPLPVSGTSPTAAVRSHPGSPGRSRSA; encoded by the coding sequence ATGAGTACGACGACTGACGGACAGGCACCCGTGGTGCTGGACGTCTCCGGTCTCGCCGTCGACTTCGACGGGGCGCCCGCCGTCCGGGGCGTCGACTTCACCCTGCACCGCGGCGAAGTGCTCGGCCTGGTGGGGGAGTCGGGGTCGGGCAAGTCCGCCACCGCACTGGCCGTGCTCGGGCTGCTGCCGGCCAATGCACGGGTACGGGGATCGGTCCGGCTCGCCGGGAGCGGAACCGCGGACGAGGGCGGGACCGAACTCGTCGGCGCCACCGACCGGGTGCTCTCCTCGGTACGCGGGCGCCGTATCGGCATGGTCTTCCAGGACCCGCTCTCCGCCTTCACCCCGGTCTACCGGATCGGCGACCAGATCGCCGAGGCCATCCGCACCCACCGCGACGTCTCCCGCGAGCGCGCCCGTGCGGAAGCCGTCGACCTGCTCGACCTCGTGGGCATTCCCGAACCGGCCACCAGGGCGCAGGGATTCCCGCACGAGTTCTCCGGCGGGATGCGGCAGCGCGCCATGATCGCGATGGCCGTCGCCAACGACCCGGATGTGATCATCGCCGATGAGCCGACCACGGCCCTCGACGTCACCGTCCAGGCCCAGGTCCTGGACGTGCTGCGCACCGCGCAGCGCGAGACGGGTGCCGCGCTGCTGCTGGTCAGCCATGACCTCGGGGTGATCGCGGGAGCGGCGGACCGGGTCGCGGTGATGTACGCGGGCCGGGTCGTCGAGACCGCAGCGGCGACCGAACTCTTCCGGCGGCCCCGGATGCCCTACACGCTCGGCCTGATCGGTGCCGTACCGCGGATCGACGGCCCCTCGGACGTGCTCGTCCCGATCCCGGGCGCACCGCCCTCGGCGGGCCGGCTATCGAAAGGCTGCGCCTTCGCCCCGCGCTGCCCGCTGGCCGAGGACCGCTGCACGGCGTCCGAGCCCGCGCTCGCGGCCGCGGACGCGAGCGACGAAGGCCATCTCGCCGCCTGCGTACGGGCCGACGAGATCGCCGAACGGGGCCTCACCCCGGCGGAGGTCTTCCCCGTCCCGTCCATTCCCGAACGCGCCGCCTCCCCCGGCGACCGGGTCCTGCACGTCACCGGGCTCACCAAGACGTTCCCCGTCCTCAAGGGGACCGCGTTCAAACGGCGTGTCGGCTCCATCCATGCGGTCGACGGCGTGGACCTCTCCATCCGGGCCGGTGAAACACTCGCGCTCGTCGGGGAGTCCGGATCCGGCAAGTCCACCACCCTCTTCGAACTGCTGAACCTCGTCCGCCCCGAAGGCGGGGACATCGAGCTCTTCGGACGGTCCCTCGACGGACTGTCCAAGGCCGACCGCAAGGCGCTGCGCGGCCGGGTCCAGATCGTCTTCCAGGACCCGATGGCCAGCCTCGACCCGCGGATGCCGGTCGGCGACATCGTCGCCGAGCCGCTGCGCACCCAGGGCGCGGACCGCGCCACCGTGGCCCGGCGGATTCCCGAGCTGCTCACTCAGGTCGGACTCGAGCCGGCGCACGCCTCCCGCTTCCCGCACGAGTTCTCCGGTGGGCAGCGGCAGCGCATCGGGATCGCCCGCGCGCTCTCCGTCGAACCGGACCTGCTCGTGCTCGACGAACCGGTGTCCGCGCTCGACGTGTCCGTACAGGCCGGGGTGCTCAACCTGCTCCAGCGGCTCAAGGCCGAGCTGGGACTCGCGTACCTCTTCGTCTCGCACGATCTTTCGGTGGTGCGGCACATCGCGGACCGGGTGAGCGTCGTCTACCTCGGCCGTACGGTCGAGACCGGCACCGCCGAGGAGGTCTTCGAGCGGGCCCGCCATCCGTACACGCAGGCGCTGCTGTCGGCCGTCCCGCTGCCCGACCCGGAGCGCGAGCGCCGCCGCACCCGCATTCTGCTGGCCGGGGATCCGCCGAGCCCGACGCGGCGGTACGAGGGCTGCCGGTTCCGGTCACGCTGCCCGGTGTACGCGGAGCTGGGCGAGGAGGACAGGGAGCGCTGCGAGCGCGACGTACCGGTCGGGGAGGCGGCCGGGCACAGCGCCGCCTGTCACTTTCCCGGACGTCCCCTGCCGGTCAGTGGGACGAGCCCGACAGCTGCAGTCCGATCACACCCAGGATCACCAGGGAGATCGAGATCAGCTTGA
- the hisN gene encoding histidinol-phosphatase: MPDYHDDLRLAHVLADAADATTMDRFKALDLKVETKPDMTPVSEADKAAEELIRGHLHRARPRDAILGEEYGIEGTGPRRWVVDPIDGTKNYVRGVPVWATLISLMEAGENGFQPVVGVVSAPALGRRWWAAKGAGAFSGRSLTSATRLHVSKVERIPDASFAYASMTGWEEQGRLDGFMDLTRACWRTRGYGDFWPYMMVAEGSVDICAEPELSLWDMAANAIIVQEAGGRFTSLDGVPGPGGGNAAASNGLLHHELLGYLNQRY, encoded by the coding sequence ATGCCCGATTACCACGATGATCTGCGCCTCGCCCATGTGCTGGCGGACGCCGCCGACGCGACGACGATGGACCGGTTCAAGGCCCTCGACCTCAAGGTCGAGACCAAGCCGGACATGACGCCGGTGAGCGAGGCCGACAAGGCCGCCGAGGAGCTGATCCGCGGTCACCTCCATCGGGCTCGCCCGCGCGACGCGATCCTCGGCGAGGAGTACGGGATCGAGGGCACCGGCCCGCGCCGCTGGGTCGTCGACCCGATCGACGGCACGAAGAACTACGTGCGCGGTGTGCCGGTCTGGGCGACGCTGATCTCGCTGATGGAGGCGGGCGAGAACGGCTTCCAACCGGTGGTGGGCGTGGTGTCGGCCCCCGCGCTGGGCCGGCGCTGGTGGGCGGCGAAGGGCGCGGGGGCGTTCTCCGGCCGCAGCCTCACCTCCGCGACCCGGCTGCACGTCTCGAAGGTCGAGCGGATCCCGGACGCCTCGTTCGCGTACGCGTCGATGACCGGCTGGGAGGAGCAGGGCCGGCTCGACGGCTTCATGGATCTGACCCGGGCCTGCTGGCGTACGCGCGGGTACGGGGACTTCTGGCCGTACATGATGGTCGCCGAGGGTTCCGTGGACATCTGCGCGGAGCCGGAGCTCTCGCTCTGGGACATGGCGGCGAACGCGATCATCGTCCAGGAGGCGGGTGGCCGGTTCACCAGCCTGGACGGGGTGCCCGGTCCGGGCGGCGGGAACGCGGCGGCCTCGAACGGTCTGCTCCACCACGAACTGCTGGGATACCTGAACCAGCGCTACTGA
- a CDS encoding CBS domain-containing protein, producing MLVRDAMSTMVLTIGPTHTLRQAAQLMSARRIGAAVVLDRDTSGLGILTERDILNAVGAGQNPDTETASTHTTTDVVFAAPGWTLEEAAEAMTHGGFRHLIVLDDHGPVGIVSVRDIIRCWTPTRRHPVELVG from the coding sequence ATGCTCGTCCGTGACGCCATGAGCACGATGGTCCTCACCATCGGCCCCACACACACGCTCCGCCAGGCGGCTCAGCTGATGTCGGCCCGCCGCATCGGCGCAGCCGTCGTCCTCGACCGGGACACCAGCGGACTCGGCATCCTCACCGAGCGCGACATCCTCAACGCGGTCGGCGCCGGCCAGAACCCCGACACCGAGACCGCATCCACCCACACCACCACCGACGTGGTCTTCGCCGCGCCCGGCTGGACTCTGGAGGAAGCCGCGGAGGCCATGACGCACGGCGGTTTCCGGCATCTGATCGTGCTGGACGACCACGGGCCCGTCGGTATCGTCTCGGTCCGCGACATCATCCGCTGCTGGACGCCCACCAGGCGCCACCCGGTGGAACTGGTCGGCTGA